In Helianthus annuus cultivar XRQ/B chromosome 8, HanXRQr2.0-SUNRISE, whole genome shotgun sequence, a single genomic region encodes these proteins:
- the LOC110865231 gene encoding nuclear speckle RNA-binding protein A isoform X2, translating into MGDSYWKYGAAEGRQQQQQQQPPLIGKRPRSDFDGPGGRDMPGYAARQDARGTPLVVKDSDTIGASYDRYLRGTQLPPYSGGAESARLMGPGLGVGYQEDPRLMGLGLLGSMDSAAPNVRELGLLGVRPELSLPPDASNTLFVEGLPSDCSRREVAHIFRPFVGYREVRLVTKESRHSSGDPLVLCFVDFESPAEAATAKDALQGYKFDEHDRDSVSLRMQFARHPGARTGGAAKSGGGGMRGRR; encoded by the exons ATGGGCGATTCGTACTGGAAATACGGTGCCGCTGAAGGCaggcagcaacagcagcagcagcagccaccgcTCATCGGAAAGCGCCCCCGCTCCGATTTCG ATGGTCCTGGTGGTCGTGACATGCCTGGCTATGCTGCTCGTCAGGATGCGAGAGGAACTCCGCTGGTGGTTAAAGATTCTGATACGATTGGTGCATCATATGACCGTTATCTACGTGGCACG CAACTTCCACCATATAGTGGGGGCGCCGAATCCGCTAGACTCATGGGCCCGGGTCTTGGTGTCGGTTATCAGGAAGATCCTCGCCTGATGGGTTTGGGCCTATTGGGGAGTATGGATTCTGCAGCACCAAATGTTCGGGAATTAGGGTTGTTAGGTGTGAGGCCTGAACTTTCTTTGCCTCCTGATGCTAGCAATACTCTCTTTGTAGAGGGTTTGCCTTCAGATTGTTCACGCAGAGAAGTGGCTC ATATATTTCGTCCTTTTGTGGGTTACAGAGAAGTTCGACTTGTAACCAAGGAATCCAGACAT TCGAGTGGGGATCCTTTGGTACTCTGTTTTGTTGATTTTGAGAGTCCAGCTGAGGCAGCTACGGCTAAAGATGCATTACAAG GTTATAAGTTTGATGAGCATGACCGAGACTCGGTCAGCTTAAGGATGCAATTTGCTCGCCATCCTGGCGCGAGGACAGGTGGCGCAGCAAAGTCAGGCGGCGGCGGCATGCGTGGAAGACGTTGA
- the LOC110865233 gene encoding rhodanese-like domain-containing protein 14, chloroplastic: MVALTLITPHSSSSCLQSKPYPLPFASYSNFVIENSTCFISISPVKFSTRRTRFTILSAATKPAKSPAEEEWKTKREVLLEKKVRSVDVKEALRLQKENSFVILDVRPEAEFKEGHPPGAINVQIYRLIKEWTAWDIARRVAFAFFGIFAGTEENPEFLQIVESKLDKTSKIIVACSSGGTMKPTQNLPEGQQSRSLIAAYLLVLNGYKNVFHLEGGLYQWFKEDLPIEAEE; the protein is encoded by the exons atggttgctcTCACTTTAATCACCCCACACTCATCTTCTTCATGTCTGCAATCAAAACCATACCCTCTTCCATTTGCATCTTATTCAAATTTTGTAATTGAAAACAGTACCTGCTTCATTTCAATCAGCCCAGTGAAGTTTTCCACAAGGAGAACAAGGTTTACCATCTTAAGTGCAGCTACCAAACCTGCAAAATCACCAg CTGAAGAAGAGTGGAAGACAAAGAGGGAGGTCTTGCTAGAAAAAAAG GTCCGAAGTGTGGATGTAAAAGAAGCGTTACGACTTCAGAAAGAAAATAGCTTTGTGATTCTTGATGTGAGGCCCGAAGCAGAGTTTAAAGAG GGTCATCCTCCAGGTGCGATCAACGTGCAAATATATAGGCTGATAAAGGAGTGGACAGCGTGGGATATTGCTAGACGGGTTGCATTTGCCTTTTTCGGTATCTTTGCTGGAACAGAAGAAAATCCTGAATTTTTACAAA TTGTTGAATCAAAGTTAGATAAAACCTCAAAGATTATAGTAGCTTGCTCATCTGGAGGTACAATGAAACCTACACAAAATCTTCCTGAAGGCCAACAATCAAG GTCTCTTATAGCTGCCTACTTGCTAGTCCTAAATGGTTACAAAAACGTCTTCCACCTGGAGGGAGGATTGTATCAGTGGTTCAAAGAAGACCTGCCAATAGAAGCAGAAGAGTAA
- the LOC110865231 gene encoding nuclear speckle RNA-binding protein A isoform X3, whose protein sequence is MGDSYWKYGAAEGRQQQQQQQPPLIGKRPRSDFDGPGGRDMPGYAARQDARGTPLVVKDSDTIGASYDRYLRGTQQLPPYSGGAESARLMGPGLGVGYQEDPRLMGLGLLGSMDSAAPNVRELGLLGVRPELSLPPDASNTLFVEGLPSDCSRREVAHIFRPFVGYREVRLVTKESRHSSGDPLVLCFVDFESPAEAATAKDALQGWLVLTF, encoded by the exons ATGGGCGATTCGTACTGGAAATACGGTGCCGCTGAAGGCaggcagcaacagcagcagcagcagccaccgcTCATCGGAAAGCGCCCCCGCTCCGATTTCG ATGGTCCTGGTGGTCGTGACATGCCTGGCTATGCTGCTCGTCAGGATGCGAGAGGAACTCCGCTGGTGGTTAAAGATTCTGATACGATTGGTGCATCATATGACCGTTATCTACGTGGCACG CAGCAACTTCCACCATATAGTGGGGGCGCCGAATCCGCTAGACTCATGGGCCCGGGTCTTGGTGTCGGTTATCAGGAAGATCCTCGCCTGATGGGTTTGGGCCTATTGGGGAGTATGGATTCTGCAGCACCAAATGTTCGGGAATTAGGGTTGTTAGGTGTGAGGCCTGAACTTTCTTTGCCTCCTGATGCTAGCAATACTCTCTTTGTAGAGGGTTTGCCTTCAGATTGTTCACGCAGAGAAGTGGCTC ATATATTTCGTCCTTTTGTGGGTTACAGAGAAGTTCGACTTGTAACCAAGGAATCCAGACAT TCGAGTGGGGATCCTTTGGTACTCTGTTTTGTTGATTTTGAGAGTCCAGCTGAGGCAGCTACGGCTAAAGATGCATTACAAG GTTGGTTGGTTCTTACCTTTTGA
- the LOC110865231 gene encoding nuclear speckle RNA-binding protein A isoform X4, with amino-acid sequence MGDSYWKYGAAEGRQQQQQQQPPLIGKRPRSDFDGPGGRDMPGYAARQDARGTPLVVKDSDTIGASYDRYLRGTQLPPYSGGAESARLMGPGLGVGYQEDPRLMGLGLLGSMDSAAPNVRELGLLGVRPELSLPPDASNTLFVEGLPSDCSRREVAHIFRPFVGYREVRLVTKESRHSSGDPLVLCFVDFESPAEAATAKDALQGWLVLTF; translated from the exons ATGGGCGATTCGTACTGGAAATACGGTGCCGCTGAAGGCaggcagcaacagcagcagcagcagccaccgcTCATCGGAAAGCGCCCCCGCTCCGATTTCG ATGGTCCTGGTGGTCGTGACATGCCTGGCTATGCTGCTCGTCAGGATGCGAGAGGAACTCCGCTGGTGGTTAAAGATTCTGATACGATTGGTGCATCATATGACCGTTATCTACGTGGCACG CAACTTCCACCATATAGTGGGGGCGCCGAATCCGCTAGACTCATGGGCCCGGGTCTTGGTGTCGGTTATCAGGAAGATCCTCGCCTGATGGGTTTGGGCCTATTGGGGAGTATGGATTCTGCAGCACCAAATGTTCGGGAATTAGGGTTGTTAGGTGTGAGGCCTGAACTTTCTTTGCCTCCTGATGCTAGCAATACTCTCTTTGTAGAGGGTTTGCCTTCAGATTGTTCACGCAGAGAAGTGGCTC ATATATTTCGTCCTTTTGTGGGTTACAGAGAAGTTCGACTTGTAACCAAGGAATCCAGACAT TCGAGTGGGGATCCTTTGGTACTCTGTTTTGTTGATTTTGAGAGTCCAGCTGAGGCAGCTACGGCTAAAGATGCATTACAAG GTTGGTTGGTTCTTACCTTTTGA
- the LOC110865231 gene encoding nuclear speckle RNA-binding protein A isoform X1: MGDSYWKYGAAEGRQQQQQQQPPLIGKRPRSDFDGPGGRDMPGYAARQDARGTPLVVKDSDTIGASYDRYLRGTQQLPPYSGGAESARLMGPGLGVGYQEDPRLMGLGLLGSMDSAAPNVRELGLLGVRPELSLPPDASNTLFVEGLPSDCSRREVAHIFRPFVGYREVRLVTKESRHSSGDPLVLCFVDFESPAEAATAKDALQGYKFDEHDRDSVSLRMQFARHPGARTGGAAKSGGGGMRGRR; encoded by the exons ATGGGCGATTCGTACTGGAAATACGGTGCCGCTGAAGGCaggcagcaacagcagcagcagcagccaccgcTCATCGGAAAGCGCCCCCGCTCCGATTTCG ATGGTCCTGGTGGTCGTGACATGCCTGGCTATGCTGCTCGTCAGGATGCGAGAGGAACTCCGCTGGTGGTTAAAGATTCTGATACGATTGGTGCATCATATGACCGTTATCTACGTGGCACG CAGCAACTTCCACCATATAGTGGGGGCGCCGAATCCGCTAGACTCATGGGCCCGGGTCTTGGTGTCGGTTATCAGGAAGATCCTCGCCTGATGGGTTTGGGCCTATTGGGGAGTATGGATTCTGCAGCACCAAATGTTCGGGAATTAGGGTTGTTAGGTGTGAGGCCTGAACTTTCTTTGCCTCCTGATGCTAGCAATACTCTCTTTGTAGAGGGTTTGCCTTCAGATTGTTCACGCAGAGAAGTGGCTC ATATATTTCGTCCTTTTGTGGGTTACAGAGAAGTTCGACTTGTAACCAAGGAATCCAGACAT TCGAGTGGGGATCCTTTGGTACTCTGTTTTGTTGATTTTGAGAGTCCAGCTGAGGCAGCTACGGCTAAAGATGCATTACAAG GTTATAAGTTTGATGAGCATGACCGAGACTCGGTCAGCTTAAGGATGCAATTTGCTCGCCATCCTGGCGCGAGGACAGGTGGCGCAGCAAAGTCAGGCGGCGGCGGCATGCGTGGAAGACGTTGA